GGTGGACGTCAGGAACGGAAACGGCACGGTGCGCTTGGACGAGATTCCGGATGAGGGCTACTTTGACAGAGTGGTGCTGTTCCTAACCGGGGGAAGGGAGCTCTCGCCGGAGGTTGCGCTGTTTCTTGTTGCCGAGGGAGTTAAAGCCGTGGGCACCGACTCCATGAGCATAGGGGACGATGCCGTTCACAGAATATTCCTCAGTGAGGAGGTGCCCGTGTTTGAGAACCTGGTCAACCTGGAACTTCTCGCGGGCAGAGAGTTTACGTTCATGGCATTCCCCCTTAAGATCGAGGGCGGTTCGGGGAGTCCGGTGAGGGCTGTGGCATTTGTGGAGTAAGATTCACGTTTGTTTTCTAATCCGGCTGCCGTTGACCCTTTGTGTGGCCGTTCCTCCCTATCTATCCGAGATTAAACGCAATTAAACGTTGTGAAACCTTCGTTAACGGTTAAAGAAGAAAAACCCTCTCTCAGAGCTTTTTTCTAAACAATCGGCAATATAAATAGACGATTTCGTGAAAAAAGCTTAAATATTGCTTTTTTCATAGAAACACACTGGGTGAAGTGCCATGATGTGGAGAAAAGTGATGGCAATCCTCTTCGGGTTGCTGATTGTAGGAATGCCCCTGGCGTCCAAGGGCGTCAGCGCCGCCACCACCGTCACGGTGAT
This is a stretch of genomic DNA from Thermococcus sp.. It encodes these proteins:
- a CDS encoding cyclase family protein, translating into MIVDLSMPLSDDTPIYPDDPPVSVRLWAVIERDGYYMNVLKMGEHSGTHVDAPAHFIPGGKTIDEMPLDRFVGRGMVVDVRNGNGTVRLDEIPDEGYFDRVVLFLTGGRELSPEVALFLVAEGVKAVGTDSMSIGDDAVHRIFLSEEVPVFENLVNLELLAGREFTFMAFPLKIEGGSGSPVRAVAFVE